One region of Cheilinus undulatus linkage group 4, ASM1832078v1, whole genome shotgun sequence genomic DNA includes:
- the gga3a gene encoding ADP-ribosylation factor-binding protein GGA3a isoform X1, whose amino-acid sequence MADDGESLESWLNKATNPSNRQEDWEYIMGFCDQINKELEGPQISVRLLAHKIQSPQEWEAIQALTVLEACMKNCGRRFHNEVGKFRFLNELIKVVSPKYLGDKVSEQVKTKVIEMLYSWTVSLPDEAKICEAYQMLKSQGIVLADPKIPLDATLMPSPSPRAKNPVFDDEKKSKRLSELLKSKKPEDLQEANRLIKNMVKEDEVRTQRATKQRSTLEAANNSVKLLNEMLAHFSSEDSTVGDKELIRELYDDCDKLRQTVFQLATETEDNDSSLGDILQASDDLSHAISSYKMIVEGQAVNGETGDVQQTQSSFRQAGSSHINQSEILIDLVGLDNQSLSPPEQQPPISSLSLPADLLCGSSASDPHIPSSRTPSAAISLLDEELLSLGLSEPAPEPRKTADVNQSNDFSSLQNFRQDLDLLDTTSSSVSALSTSSLFSDALSAAVYSPQTSTTNSGLNPAVDIFPLPTVSSAPFSSLSDIFAQPPSSGLVTAAPAALPQCMVSPAHPTSPVTSHQASNSAGGSHSAETSLSHSLQDLALLDLGSPKNATDAVLVKSKDLNAPAVLSSSLGVPSTASTSLLQGRVHDGSSLPPSSHRADDSPLLRSLSPILSLSQPSPSRSQEVSLANVFVPLEAIKPSQVCPVTAYDKNGVRVLLHFATNSPPGRPDVLVMVASMLNTAPLPVRNIVLQAAVPKTMKVKLQPPSGTELVPFNPILPPAAITQVMLLANPLKEKVRMRYKLTFMLGEQLHTEVGEVNEFPPADRWGAL is encoded by the exons ATGGCGGACGATGGGGAGTCGTTGGAGTCCTGGCTAA ACAAAGCTACCAATCCTTCCAACAGACAGGAAGACTGGGAGTATATAATGGGCTTCTGTGACCAAATCAATAAGGAGCTTGAAGG CCCACAAATATCCGTTAGATTGCTGGCTCACAAGATTCAGTCCCCTCAGGAATGGGAGGCAATACAAGCATTAACA gTTCTAGAGGCCTGTATGAAGAACTGTGGGCGAAGGTTTCACAATGAAGTTGGAAAGTTTaggtttttaaatgaattaattaaagTTGTTTCACCTAAA tatcTAGGAGACAAAGTTTCAGAACAAGTAAAGACAAAAGTAATCGAGATGCTGTACAGCTGGACCGTGTCTCTGCCAGATGAAGCAAAGATCTGTGAAGCATATCAGATGCTGAAGTCTCAAG GTATTGTTTTAGCTGATCCAAAAATCCCTCTTGATGCCACACTAATGCCATCACCATCTCCTCGAGCTAAGAACCCTGTGTTTGATGATGAGAAGAAGAGCAAG AGATTGTCAGAGCTGCTAAAGAGCAAGAAGCCTGAAGATCTGCAAGAGGCTAATCGACTGATCAAGAACATGGTCAAGGAG GATGAAGTAAGAACACAAAGAGCTACAAAGCAAAGAAgcacactggaggcagccaacAACAGCGTCAAACTCCTTAACGAGATGCTTGCTCACTTCAGTTCAGAAGACTCAACAGTTGGAGACAAGGAGTTGATTAGG GAGCTGTATGATGATTGTGACAAGCTAAGGCAAACTGTGTTTCAGCTGGCCACTGAGACTGAGGATAACGACAGCAGCTTGG GAGACATCCTGCAGGCCAGTGATGACCTTTCCCACGCCATTAGCTCCTACAAGATGATTGTGGAAGGACAGGCTGTTAATGGAGAGACTGGAGATGTacagcaaacacagtcatcTTTCAGACAAG CAGGCAGCAGTCATATCAACCAGTCAGAGATTCTGATTGACCTGGTGGGTTTGGACAACCAGAGCCTCTCTCCACCAGAGCAGCAACCTCCGATATCTTCTTTATCTCTTCCTGCTGACTTGCTGTGTGGGTCCTCTGCCAGTGACCCTCACATCCCCAGCTCCAGGACACCCTCGGCAGCAATTTCTCTTTTGGATGAGGAGCTTTTATCTTTAG GTCTCAGTGAACCTGCACCTGAACCGAGGAAAACAGCCGATGTAAACCAGAGTAatgatttttcttctttacag AACTTCAGACAAGATTTGGATCTTTTGGATACCACTTCATCTTCAGTTTCAGCATTATCTACATCATCACTTTTTTCCGATGCCCTTTCAGCAGCAGTTTACTCACCCCAGACTTCTACAACCAACTCCGGCCTAAATCCCGCTGTCGACATTTTCCCACTGCCTACTGTTTCATCAGCACCTTTCTCATCATTATCAGACATATTTGCACAGCCTCCTAGCTCAGGACTGGTCACGGCAGCCCCTGCTGCTCTCCCTCAGTGCATGGTCTCGCCCGCTCACCCAACCTCCCCTGTGACTTCACATCAAGCCTCTAATTCAGCAGGAGGGTCACACTCTGCAGAAACTTCTCTCAGTCACAGCCTGCAAGACCTTGCGTTGCTGGACCTGGGCAGTCCTAAAAA TGCTACGGATGCTGTATTGGTCAAGAGTAAGGATCTGAATGCCCCTGCTGTCTTGTCCTCAAGTCTGGGCGTCCCCTCAACAGCATCCACCTCTCTGCTCCAAGGAAGGGTACATGATGGGTCCAGTCTCCCACCTTCCAGTCACAGGGCAGATGACAGTCCTCTGTTACGCTCTTTGTCTCCCATCCTCTCTCTGAGCCAGCCCAGCCCGAGCAGAAGCCAAGAAGTTTCCCTGGCCAATGTTTTTGTCCCTCTGGAAGCTATCAAGCCAA GTCAAGTGTGTCCTGTGACAGCATATGATAAAAACGGAGTACGGGTTCTgctccattttgccactaacaGTCCACCAGGCAGACCTGATGTTCTGGTGATGGTGGCATCCATGCTTAACACAGCTCCACTGCCTGTCAGGAACATTGTTCTGCAGGCTGCTGTGCCCAAG ACCATGAAAGTGAAGCTACAACCTCCCTCAGGGACAGAGCTGGTTCCGTTCAACCCAATTCTTCCTCCTGCTGCCATCACTCAGGTCATGCTGCTCGCCAATCCTCTTAAG gaaaAGGTTCGGATGAGGTACAAGCTGACATTTATGCTGGGGGAGCAACTGCACACAGAAGTGGGAGAGGTGAATGAGTTTCCACCTGCTGACAGATGGGGGGCTTTATAG
- the gga3a gene encoding ADP-ribosylation factor-binding protein GGA3a isoform X2 has product MADDGESLESWLNKATNPSNRQEDWEYIMGFCDQINKELEGPQISVRLLAHKIQSPQEWEAIQALTVLEACMKNCGRRFHNEVGKFRFLNELIKVVSPKYLGDKVSEQVKTKVIEMLYSWTVSLPDEAKICEAYQMLKSQGIVLADPKIPLDATLMPSPSPRAKNPVFDDEKKSKRLSELLKSKKPEDLQEANRLIKNMVKEDEVRTQRATKQRSTLEAANNSVKLLNEMLAHFSSEDSTVGDKELIRELYDDCDKLRQTVFQLATETEDNDSSLGDILQASDDLSHAISSYKMIVEGQAVNGETGDVQQTQSSFRQGSSHINQSEILIDLVGLDNQSLSPPEQQPPISSLSLPADLLCGSSASDPHIPSSRTPSAAISLLDEELLSLGLSEPAPEPRKTADVNQSNDFSSLQNFRQDLDLLDTTSSSVSALSTSSLFSDALSAAVYSPQTSTTNSGLNPAVDIFPLPTVSSAPFSSLSDIFAQPPSSGLVTAAPAALPQCMVSPAHPTSPVTSHQASNSAGGSHSAETSLSHSLQDLALLDLGSPKNATDAVLVKSKDLNAPAVLSSSLGVPSTASTSLLQGRVHDGSSLPPSSHRADDSPLLRSLSPILSLSQPSPSRSQEVSLANVFVPLEAIKPSQVCPVTAYDKNGVRVLLHFATNSPPGRPDVLVMVASMLNTAPLPVRNIVLQAAVPKTMKVKLQPPSGTELVPFNPILPPAAITQVMLLANPLKEKVRMRYKLTFMLGEQLHTEVGEVNEFPPADRWGAL; this is encoded by the exons ATGGCGGACGATGGGGAGTCGTTGGAGTCCTGGCTAA ACAAAGCTACCAATCCTTCCAACAGACAGGAAGACTGGGAGTATATAATGGGCTTCTGTGACCAAATCAATAAGGAGCTTGAAGG CCCACAAATATCCGTTAGATTGCTGGCTCACAAGATTCAGTCCCCTCAGGAATGGGAGGCAATACAAGCATTAACA gTTCTAGAGGCCTGTATGAAGAACTGTGGGCGAAGGTTTCACAATGAAGTTGGAAAGTTTaggtttttaaatgaattaattaaagTTGTTTCACCTAAA tatcTAGGAGACAAAGTTTCAGAACAAGTAAAGACAAAAGTAATCGAGATGCTGTACAGCTGGACCGTGTCTCTGCCAGATGAAGCAAAGATCTGTGAAGCATATCAGATGCTGAAGTCTCAAG GTATTGTTTTAGCTGATCCAAAAATCCCTCTTGATGCCACACTAATGCCATCACCATCTCCTCGAGCTAAGAACCCTGTGTTTGATGATGAGAAGAAGAGCAAG AGATTGTCAGAGCTGCTAAAGAGCAAGAAGCCTGAAGATCTGCAAGAGGCTAATCGACTGATCAAGAACATGGTCAAGGAG GATGAAGTAAGAACACAAAGAGCTACAAAGCAAAGAAgcacactggaggcagccaacAACAGCGTCAAACTCCTTAACGAGATGCTTGCTCACTTCAGTTCAGAAGACTCAACAGTTGGAGACAAGGAGTTGATTAGG GAGCTGTATGATGATTGTGACAAGCTAAGGCAAACTGTGTTTCAGCTGGCCACTGAGACTGAGGATAACGACAGCAGCTTGG GAGACATCCTGCAGGCCAGTGATGACCTTTCCCACGCCATTAGCTCCTACAAGATGATTGTGGAAGGACAGGCTGTTAATGGAGAGACTGGAGATGTacagcaaacacagtcatcTTTCAGACAAG GCAGCAGTCATATCAACCAGTCAGAGATTCTGATTGACCTGGTGGGTTTGGACAACCAGAGCCTCTCTCCACCAGAGCAGCAACCTCCGATATCTTCTTTATCTCTTCCTGCTGACTTGCTGTGTGGGTCCTCTGCCAGTGACCCTCACATCCCCAGCTCCAGGACACCCTCGGCAGCAATTTCTCTTTTGGATGAGGAGCTTTTATCTTTAG GTCTCAGTGAACCTGCACCTGAACCGAGGAAAACAGCCGATGTAAACCAGAGTAatgatttttcttctttacag AACTTCAGACAAGATTTGGATCTTTTGGATACCACTTCATCTTCAGTTTCAGCATTATCTACATCATCACTTTTTTCCGATGCCCTTTCAGCAGCAGTTTACTCACCCCAGACTTCTACAACCAACTCCGGCCTAAATCCCGCTGTCGACATTTTCCCACTGCCTACTGTTTCATCAGCACCTTTCTCATCATTATCAGACATATTTGCACAGCCTCCTAGCTCAGGACTGGTCACGGCAGCCCCTGCTGCTCTCCCTCAGTGCATGGTCTCGCCCGCTCACCCAACCTCCCCTGTGACTTCACATCAAGCCTCTAATTCAGCAGGAGGGTCACACTCTGCAGAAACTTCTCTCAGTCACAGCCTGCAAGACCTTGCGTTGCTGGACCTGGGCAGTCCTAAAAA TGCTACGGATGCTGTATTGGTCAAGAGTAAGGATCTGAATGCCCCTGCTGTCTTGTCCTCAAGTCTGGGCGTCCCCTCAACAGCATCCACCTCTCTGCTCCAAGGAAGGGTACATGATGGGTCCAGTCTCCCACCTTCCAGTCACAGGGCAGATGACAGTCCTCTGTTACGCTCTTTGTCTCCCATCCTCTCTCTGAGCCAGCCCAGCCCGAGCAGAAGCCAAGAAGTTTCCCTGGCCAATGTTTTTGTCCCTCTGGAAGCTATCAAGCCAA GTCAAGTGTGTCCTGTGACAGCATATGATAAAAACGGAGTACGGGTTCTgctccattttgccactaacaGTCCACCAGGCAGACCTGATGTTCTGGTGATGGTGGCATCCATGCTTAACACAGCTCCACTGCCTGTCAGGAACATTGTTCTGCAGGCTGCTGTGCCCAAG ACCATGAAAGTGAAGCTACAACCTCCCTCAGGGACAGAGCTGGTTCCGTTCAACCCAATTCTTCCTCCTGCTGCCATCACTCAGGTCATGCTGCTCGCCAATCCTCTTAAG gaaaAGGTTCGGATGAGGTACAAGCTGACATTTATGCTGGGGGAGCAACTGCACACAGAAGTGGGAGAGGTGAATGAGTTTCCACCTGCTGACAGATGGGGGGCTTTATAG
- the sumo2a gene encoding small ubiquitin like modifier 2a — protein MADEKPKEGVKTENNEHINLKVAGQDGSVVQFKIKRHTPLSKLMKAYCERQGLAIRQIRFRFDGQPINETDTPSQLEMEDEDTIDVFQQQTGGSSL, from the exons ATGGCAGATGAAAAACCCAAG GAGGGAGTGAAGACGGAGAACAATGAGCACATCAACCTGAAGGTGGCAGGGCAGGATGGCTCCGTCGTGCAATTCAAGATCAAAAGGCACACTCCCCTCAGCAAACTAATGAAAGCTTATTGTGAACGGCAG GGCCTGGCGATAAGGCAAATACGATTTCGATTTGATGGTCAGCCCATCAATGAAACAGACACACCTTCACAG CTAGAAATGGAGGATGAAGATACAATTGACGTGTTCCAACAGCAAACCGGAGGCTCTTCTCTTTAA